TCCGAACACGGTCGGCGTCGGCGTCGCCGAGTGTGGAGTAGAGGACCGAGCGTTCGAGTTCGTCGAGTGCTGCTTCGACGACCGACTCGTCTCGTCTGTTCGACGACAACGCGTACGCGAGTGGGACGTCAACGTCGATACCGGAGGCGTTCAGGAGATTGACGAGGACACCGACGTCGACGCCGAGGTCCTCGTCGACGGCCCGAAGGTCCTCGTAGACGCCGTCGATGTCGTCGAGCAGCGTCGTCGGTGCCGAATTGTTGTACGCTGTCGGTTCGACGTATCGCGCGAGTCGGTGGAAGAAGAGGTACATCTCCCCGGGGGCGAGTTCGTCACCGTCACCCGGATGCAGTTCGTCGACGTCGATATCGATTTCGCGGTCGACCGCCCTCTCGAAGTGATCGACGATTCGTTCGCGCTCGCGAGCATCGACCGGCGGGACCGATACGACGTCGATTGCCTGCGTTCGGTGCGATTCGAGGCGTGCGGAACCGCGGAGATGGCCGTCTCGCCACTCGTTTTCTCGGCTGTCGAGGAGGAACGTCACTTGGTCGTCGTCGGTGAACTCGCGGACGAGTTCGAAGATGGCGTTCGCTTCGTTCCGTGTCGCATCCTCCACGACGACGAGTGTGTGCCCCGGCGCCTCGGCGAGGTACGCCCCGAGGTGTGCACTCGAGGTAAACGGTTCTCGTTGCCCGCTCTTCCGGTAGACGACTGGTCCCCGTTTTTGTTCGTACCACCGTGTCGCGACTGACATACACACCGTACTCTTTCCGGCACCAGGCGGCCCGACGACCACCTGGTCGCCGGCGTCACAGAGGCGTTCGAACAGGTCGTCGGTGACGTTCTCGCGGCCATCTGGTGTCGGGCGCTCACGGTCGAGCGCGTAGCCCTTGCGAACCTCAGCGAGGTCGAACCCTGCGCGCCAGCACGCCAGCGGTGCAGAGACACCGACTCGGTCGAAGTAGTCCGGTGAAAGTCTGACGAGCCCTTGTGACTGGAGCGCCGTCGGGAGGTCGTCCCCACGGACCGACGTCTCTCCTGTCGTCTCAGTGGCTGGTGCGCTGGTGGACGACTCGGTCGATGCGGCGGTGGTCGTCTGCTCCGTTTCGCTCGCGTCGGTTGCTTCGCTCGCGAGAGCGGGTTCACCCGAAGAATTGGGTTCGTCTGCAGAGCCCGTTTCCTTCAGTTCCTCTTCGTCGATGGTGGTGTGCCCACCGAGGTCGAATTCCGTCGCGTCCTTCCAGAGTGACTGTGTATGCTGACGCGCCCACGCAATACCCGACTCAGACGTGTTCTGGACGACACACTGGATGTGTCCGCTGTCGTCGTAATTGACGATCGTCAGGTTGGGGCCGTCATCTCCGACGGTGTACGAGAACGAAAACGGCGAGACGTCGCCGATACGAACCGTACAGTCGGGAGAGTCGTGGATGGTTTCGAGAAAGACAGGAAACTCTCTCCAGATGGCCGTGACGACCGATTCGGAGGTGATGAGTCGACACGAGTGGCCATTGGCTATCCACTGCGTCAGTCGTTCGACGAGTGTGCGACTTGGGACTCGTGCGAAGACGAACGTTCCGTGACTCGTCGTCGCGAGTCGTTCGCCGAGGAGGTCGACGGGGCGGTGCGGAGAGGTTCCCGTCGTGAACTGGACGTCGGCGCCGACGAGTGCGTCGACGGGAAGCGGGTAGTCACCCGGCTCTTCGACCAGAACCGGGTCGAGTTCGAGAACGTCGCCGAAGTCTTCACGGAGCGAGTCGAAGAGGGTGAGAAGATATCGGCCCTTCAGCGAGAGGGTAAACCCACCGTCGCGCCCGACGACGAGTCCGGACGTCTTGAGATCTCGGACTGCCCGGTCGACGGTCGACCGAGAGTAGGTGAGCTGATCGGCCAGTTCGCGCTTGTCGAGTGTGTTCCCGTCTAGAGTCCGGAGGAAGTCGGACCGGTCGAGGACGAGCTCGAGGTGGTCAGTCACGTGGTCGCTGTTGGGTTCCATCGTTCGTCTCTACTCGGTCGTGCACTGCAGTGCCGACCGATGTGTGTTCGTGTAGGATATTGCACGCAGGTATCAAAACCCTTGGTTGTCCGCCAACTCCCCTCAGTATTCGGGGTGACGTACCCGGTCACCCACTTGCGAGGTGCGGGGACACACTCCGAAGAAAAGTAATCGTTATACGCCGTGTGGCCCATGCCGAAACCATGCAACGACGCGCCGCGATCATCTCCGTCGTGTTCTTCCTGGTCATCGGTGCCGGTGCATACTCGCTCATCGCGACTGCATCGACGCCGTCGATCAGTTTCGAGAACCCCGAGTACTCGCTGGCACAGGGAGACGAGTTCTCCGTCCCCGACAGTGACCAGACGTTTACAGTGTCGTCGATCACCGAGGAAGAGGAATCCGGCGGGCACGGTGGCGGCACCACCCTCGTCCGTTCCGGTGAACTCACCTACGTGAACGAATCAGCCCGCTTCACCGAGACGTGGGACAACGCGAGCACCGTCACGCTCGACGGCATGGACTACCGTGTCGAAATCGCCAACGTCTCCGACCCGTCCGAAGTGACGCTCGTCGAACTTCGCAACGATACGGCCATCCTGCAAGCCGACCCGAGCGCAGACAACGAGACGGTCACCCGCGATGGTGAGCGCTACGTCGTCGTCGACGGCGAGACGCTCGTTCCCGCCGAGGAGTACTTCCCGGCCAACGAGACGCGCACCTTCGCTGAGGGCGACTCCATCACGTACAACAACGAATCCGCCACCGTCGCCGCAGTCGAGACGTCGGGCGCGACCCTCGAATGGTTCGCCGCCGAAGAGCGGACGATCGGTGTCGACAACGAGGCCAACGTCACCGTCGGCGGCCAGCAGTACCTCGCGTACTTCCCGGACGGCAGCACGATGGTCCTGACGCAGAACTACGAGAGCTACGACCAACAAGTCCACAGCATCGAAGAGTTCCACCTGCTCGAAAACGGCCTGTGGGGTATCACGATCGTCTCCTTCACGACGATTGTACTCCTCATCGGCATGGCGTTCATGCCGTCGCGGTACTGAACTCCACCACTCACCGTTTTTTACGCGCACCTGCCACGCCGAGCGACGCGACTCCCGCGCCGATACCAATCGTGAGGACCGACCCGAGAATCTGAAGCGGAGCACCAGCGGTCCCGATGGCGGTGTAGCGCCAGGGCATTATCACGAGTGTTCCTGCGCCGTAGAGGGCGACGAACACACCGACTGCGACGACAATCCACGACGTCCATCGGGCGGCCGTTTCTCGTCTCATCATATCTGATACGTCTCTCTGTGAGAACAAAAACTGGGTGGCGATCTGACCCGTCGAACAGACGGTTCGGACCTCGCCGCGCTGGCGACAAACAGTCGTCAACGGAGTTGTTGTTCGAGATGAAATGAAGGGGTTCTGTCCTCGATGAGGCGAGTTAATTCAGAGGAGGTCAGGGCGATTCAGGAGGGCTCCGACCAACCGACGCCGGCGGTCTGGAGACCCGTTGACCCGACTTACCGCCGGAGGAAGTCGAACAGCGAGTAGTCGTGGTCGGGTTTGTAGGTGCGGAAGACGAGACTGTTCGCGAGCACCGAGACGGAGGAGAACGCCATGGCGCCGGCAGCGAAGACCGGTTGGAGGAGGCCCAGCGACGCCAGCGGAATCATCGCGGTGTTGTAGCCGAGTGCCCAGAAGAGGTTCTGCTTAATCTTCGAGAGCGTCCCCTCGGAGATGCGGATGGCCTTCACCACGTCCTGTGGGTCGTCGCGCATGAGCGTCACGTCGGCGGCCTCGATGGCGACGTCGGTTCCCGACCCGAGGGCGGTTCCGACGAACGCCGCGGCGAGGGCGGGGGCGTCGTTGACGCCGTCACCGACCATCATCACCTTCGTCCCGTCGGACTGGAGGGATTCGACAGCGTCGGCTTTGTCCTCGGGGAGGACGCCAGCGCTGACGTTGCTGGGGTCGATTCCGACCTGTGCGGCGACGGCGCGGGCGGTTCGCTCGTTGTCGCCGGTAATCATGTGGACCTCGGTGCCGCGTTCGCGGAGGGCGCTGACTGCCGCTCGTGCGGTGTCTTTCACTTCGTCCGCGTCGGCGACGATACCCGCGAGTTCGCCATCGACGGCGACGAGCATGGCAGTCTTGCCGTCGTCTTCGAGGGCACGGAGTGCGTCTTCGGCCGGTGACGGGTCGATGCCGTCGTCCGAGAGGAGTTTTCGGTTGCCGACGAGGACGGTCTGGCCGTCGACAGTCGCACGGATGCCGTGGCCGGGGACGTTCTCGAAGGCTTCGGGGTCCGAGAGGTCGATGCCGCGTTCTTCAGCACCGGTGACGATGGCGCGCGCGAGAGGGTGTTCGCTGTTGCGTTCGGCGGAGGCGGCGTACCGGAGGACGGCCGTCTCGTCGAGTGCTTCGTCGTCGGCAGTGACGACACCCGACCCGTCGGCCGCAGGACCGAGTGCGACCACGTCGGTCAGCGTCATCTCACCTTTCGTGAGCGTCCCGGTCTTGTCGAAGACGACTGTCTCGACGTCTTTGACGCGTTCGAGGATGTCACCACCCTTGAACAGGACGCCGTTCTGTGCGCCGATCGTCGTTCCGACCATCGTTGCGGCCGGCGTCGCGAGGCCGAGTGCACACGGACAGGCGATGAGGACCGCCGACGCGAAGACGACGACGGCGAACTCGAACGTGGAGACGCTTCCGCCTGCGATGGCGGGGCCACCAGCGACGAGTCCCCAGAGTGGGAGCGACTGGATGAATCCGGCCAACGCCTCGGGGAAGAGGAACCAGACGGACCCCCAAACGAGGGCGTTGACGATGACTGCCGGGACGAAGTACGCCGAGATGCGGTCGGCGAGGTTCTGAATCTCGGGTTGACGGCCCTGTGCTTCCTTGACGAGCGAAACGATTTGCTGAATCGCAGTCTCGGAGCCGACTTTGGTCGCTTCGACCACGAGGACGCCGTTTTGGTTCACCGTCGACCCGACGACTTCGTCGCCGGGTTCCTTCGAGACGGGGACCGACTCGCCGGTGACCATCGACTCGTCGACGGCGGAGTCTCCGTCGACGACGACACCGTCTGTGGGTATCTTCTCACCCGGTCGGACCTTCATTCGGTCGCCGACCTCTACCTCATCGAGCGGCACTTCGCGTTCGCTCCCGTCGTCCGAGAGGAGCGTCGCGGTGTCTGCTTCGAGTTCGAGGAGTGACCGAAGTGCCTCGGAGGCCTGTCCCTTCGAGCGTGCTTCGAGGTAGTTACCGAGCGTGATGAACACCAAGATGAGCGCGGCAGTGTCGAAGTAGAGGCTCCCCGCGAGGAGGCCGAGAAGGACGGCGACGGAGTAGAGATACGCCGTCGACGACCCCATGGCGATGAGCACGTCCATGTTGGCCGTGCGGTTCCGGACGATTGCCTTGTAGGAGTTCGCGTAGAACTCGCGGCCGAGGACGACCTGAACCGGCGTCGCGAGCGCGAACGCAAGCCACCCCATCGGGATTTCGGTCCCCGGAATCGTCGCAGGCAGGCCGCCAGCAGTGAACAGTTCGACTGCGAGCATCACCAAGAGGGGGACCGAGAGTGCCGCACCAAAGAGGGTCAGTCGTTTCTGTCGGCGAATCTCTTCGTTTCGGGCGACGTCACGGGCGTCTTCGCGCTCGCTTCCGGCGTCGCCGTCGCTGCCGTCGTCACCGTCATTCTCGCGGATGGGGGTGTACCCGGCGTCTTCGACGGCCTGATACAGGTCGTCGAGCGTCACGTCCGCCGGATTGTACGTCACGACTGCTTCGTCGGTGGCGAAGTTGACCTCCGCGTCGACGACGCCCGGGAGTGACTCCAACGACCGCCGGTTCGCGTCCGCGCAGTTCGCACAACTCATTCCGGAGATACCAATCGAGCGCGTCTCCGAGATGGCGTCGTACCCGGCCTGTGAGATGGCGTCGTACACCTCCGCGAGCGATACCTCCTCGGGGTCGTACTCGACGGTCCCCTCGTCGGTGGCGAAGTTAACCGTCGCCTCCGATACCCCGTCGAGGGCTTCGAGTGCATCCCCTACGGTACGCGAGCAGTTCGCGCAACTCATGCCGCGGATGTCCAGATGTGCCGTTCGGCTACTCATTGTGCATACGTACGTACCCCATTCTTACCTGAGTTGTGCCTTACAGACTGGGAGAAACCAGGGATGCTAACTTTCGATTCGAAACCGCTCTACGACGAGTCCCTCGTTCTCAGTCGTCACCCGACCTTGCACCTGCTTCGAGGCGGTCGTACCGCGACTCGAAGCGTCCCAGACAGGACGAACAGCAGAAGTGGTAGAGAGACCCACCGATACGGGCGCTCTCGCCCTCGCTCGTGACGGTGTTCCCACACTCGGCACACTCCAGTGCGAACCCGGTTCCGTTGACTGTTGGCGTCCACTCGGCGGATTCGACGAGGCTGACCTCGTAGTCTCTGACCTGCGAGAGGTCGACGAGTTCGTTCAACGCTGTGCGCGTCGCGTCGCCGTCGAGTCTGGCGTGAAACGTAACCTCGCCGTCGACCGAGACGAACAGGTGTTCGACCGGGTCCGCAACACGGAGCGTGTCGCGCACCTCGTCGACGAACTCCGGACGAACCGAGAGACGGACGAGGACGGGCGTCCCCCCCGAGAGCGTCGATTGGTCGAGGTCGACCGTAAACCGGCGGATGATTCCTTCTTCGCGGAGGCGGTCAATTCGGTCGGAGACGGCCGGTGCGGAGAGTCCCACGTCGTCGGAGATATCGCTAAATGGACGACGGGCATCTTCGGCGAGGAGTTCGAGGATTTGAAGGTCGGTTTTGTCGAGGTCGCGCATGAGACTCGCTTAGCACTCGGACTGCATAGGTATTTCTGGACAATTGCTTTGGATTCGAAAGCTCAGAAGCCGATTGGGCCGAACGAACGAAAGAGAAACCGACAAAGTGTGGAAGACCGTACCGTCACACGATGAGTACGACTATCACCGTCACTGGGATGACGTGCGAGCACTGTGAAGGCCGCGTCGAGGATGCCCTCGCCGGCGTTTCCGGCGTGACCGACGCCACAGCAGACCGTGAGTCCGACAGCGCCACCGTCGAAGGCGATGCTGACGTCGACACGCTCGTGGCCGCCGTCGAGGACGTCGGCTACGACGCGAGCGCCTGAGTCGGCACCTCTCACCGTTCTTCTCACATTTTCACACCGCTAGTCGCCCTGTTCGACCAGCGGGAGCGACAACACGACTGCGTCGCCAGTGAGAACCGTCTCGGTCGTCTCGGCGACCGTCTCCACACGAACCCTGTCGTCGCCGAGGTCCTCGACGACTGTCGCGGTTACGGTGACCGTCTCGCCCGGACGGACTGGCTTCACGAACTGCAGGTCTTGAGAGAGATAGACGATTTCGCCGGGGAGGTCGGCGAGGGCAGCGCTGACAGCGCCGGCAGTGAGCATCCCGTGTGCGATACGACCGCCGAACATCGATGCTGCGGCGTGGTCTTCGTCGAGGTGGAGCGGACTCGTGTCCCCACTCACCTCGGCGAAGGCGTCGATTCTGTCTGTGGTCACGTCGAGTGTCGCCTGCGTCGTGTCACCGACGGTTGCGAGTGCCATACAAGCGAGTCGGAACGACTGCTCTTCTACACTCGGGTAGCTGCGTCACTGAATCGGAATCCGATACTGCTCTGCTTCGTTCTTGATGTGCGCGAGCGCTTGTTGCATCAAGACCCCGGCGAACGGGCCGATGAGAGACCAGTACAGCCGGAAGCGGCGTCGTGCCTCCGGGTCGGTCGTCGCGGTCCGCGCCTCGTACGAGAGGAGCGTCCGGTCGGTTCCGTAGGGCCGAACCGAGAAGCCGATAGCGAGTTTCGCGTATCCCGGTCGGTCGAACGAGACGAACTCGTCTGGGTCGATGTCGACCCACTCGATGTTCGGCTTCCAGAACTTCCCGACGGCCCCGATGACGAACTCCTCGGCCCCGCGGTCACCGAGGACGACGTACCCAGTCGAATCGACGAGGTCGTCGAGCGAGACTGATGTCGGCATCCCGCTCCATCGTTCACCCTGCATGCGGGCGCGGAGGCGGTCGGGAAGTGCGCGAAGTTCGTTGAGAACGCGGACTGCAGTTCCCATCTGCATGAAGTCGATGTCCAGGACGGCACGGTACGTCTCCGCCGGTGACGCGTCGACGACGACGTGACGAATCTGCGTGACGTCGAACGTCGGGAGGACGTCGTCGATGCGCATCGACTGTTCGAATTCGGTCGCTTCACTGCGATTTGTTCTCTCACTCACGGTATCCCACCTGTGAGAACTACGTGCGCACGTGAGATATACGAGACTGAACGTCTCTCGATTCCTGACGGTCGCGTTCGTCTGGTCGTTGTGTTCTACTCGTCTGGTCGTCGATTTTTGCTCGCTTCCTCGCTCACCTTCTCTCCTCCCGTCTTTTGCTCCACCCGGTCTTCAGGTACAAGAGGCTCGGCGCCTAAGGCCGACTGTGTCCACTCCGAGCGACGACGATTTCCAGACGCCACCACCGACCGAACCGATAGACGACACCCCGACAGTCTCCTGTTCTCGCTGCGGGAACGAGTGGGACCTCGCGTACGAACTCGACGAGTTACAACTCGGAAACCAGTCGGTCGAACAGTTCGCTCTCGACCACCACCGCCACACCGGCCACTTCCCAGACGGCGTCACGCCGTGGGTCGTGAGTTGTCGCCAGTGTCCCGACGGAGAACAGTTCTTATCGGACGGGCCTGCTCGTCGGTGGGCGCGAACGCATGCCAGACACACCCGACACGACGTGGCTATCGAACACGTCGACGAGCAACATATCGTTAGCCACGAGTAACCCACGGAAACTTGCCTCGTCACGCCGAGTGTGACCTCCAGCGTTCGGCGTTGCCGCGCAGCTATTTGCCCGCTGACAGCATAGTAGCTAGTTGATGACGACTGTCGTTCCACAGGCGAGACGATGGTGGTGGGGGTTCGGCCTCGTTCTCGGTGTCGTCGTCCTGTACGTCGGGTGGCCGTTCATCGGAACGCTCTCGTTTGCACTCTTTCTGTACTACTTCGCGCGACCCATCTCGACGTGGGCAGAACGGTACGTCCGGCGGAGCGTCGCGACGGCGATAACTATCGTCCTCGTGTTACTCCCCTTCGTCGTCGTGCTTCTCGTGTTTGCGCTCACGGTGTTGCGACAGCTATCGAGACTCACCGGCGAGGACGTCGCCTTCTTGACGCAATTTATCGAACCGTACATCGACCTCGCAGCAGTCCCACTCACGCCACAGGATGTCGTCGAATCGCTCTCGAACGGCGACTTCTCGGCTACTGTCACGGGGTACTGGTCGCTCGCCTCTGACGTGTTCTCGCTGACGGCGACGGTGTTCATCCACTTGACCGTCGTCCTCGTCGTCGTCTCCCTGTTGCTCAAGTACGACCAGTCGATTGCTGCGTGGGTTCGCTCGAACGTCGCCGACCCGGACTCGACGCGCTACGTCTTCGTCACCGCAGTCGACCGAGAACTCCAGCACGTCTACTTCGGACAGATGCTCACGATTTTCGTGGTGATGCTCCTCTCGTGGCTTCTCTACTCGGTTTTGAACCTCGTGAGCCCAGCAGGGGTATCCATTCCATTTCCGTTGTTGCTCGGCCTCGTGACCGGGGTGGCAACGTTCATCCCCGTTATCGGCCGTGCGTTGGTGTACGTGCCGCTCTCGGTGTATCTCGCCGTCCAAGCGCTCCTCGTCAACCCTGTCTCACTGTGGTTCTCGGTGGCCGTCCTCGCCGCTGGACTGTTCGGACTCGACCCTGTCGTCAGGTACGTCGTCCGGCCCAATCTGACTGGCAGAATGTTCGGTGCGGGCGTGATGCTGCTCGCGTATCTGATGGGTGCGGTCGTGTTCGGGTGGTACGGGGTGTTTCTCGCGCCGTTCCTCCTCGTCGTCGTACTCACGTTCGTGACCACGGTGTTCCCGTCGCTCATCGGACGTGACCCGACGCTGTCTCCACGAGTAGAAGTTACCGACCCCGGACCCGAACCCGAACCCGGACCCGACCCAAGTGAGCGATGAGTTAGGTTCCGATGCCTCTCACACCGGGGCGTTCGCCTGGGTCGGGTGTCGTACGAGTGTTCACGAGAACCGACTGGTCGAGCGGCAACCGCATCTTGGTATCCGTACTCTCCGAGTCCACGACCTCGAACCCGAGGCCGAGATAGACGTGAATCGCTCGGCGATTCTCTTGGGCGACGTGAAGCAGCAACGCATCGTGCCCTGCGGCCGCGGCGTCGGCGATGACGTGTCGACAGAGCTCGGAGCCAATTCCTCGATTGTGACTGTCTTGGTGGACGAAGACGGCCAGTTCGGGTTCGGGACCCTCCCGCGGGACGTACGTGATGTGGCCGACGATACGGTCTCCGTCGACGGCGACGAAGTTGCGTCCGTGGTCGACGAGGCCTGTGAGCCAGTCGGCGATGTAGACGTCACCAACCGGCGGGAGTCCCATCGAGCGGTGTTCACGCGCGTAGTCGCGGTACATCTCGTTGAGGGCGTCCCAGTCGTCCGATTCGTACGGGCGGATGATGAGGCCCTCACCGAATTTGTCGACGAAGCGTGGACAACGTGGCGGACAGTACGGGGTCCCAGTGCAGTTGCTCGGGTCCCAGAAGGTTCCGTCCCCGTCACCTGCAGTGACGTCCATGGAGAGAGATACGCGTGCTGTCCTCTTGACACTGTGCGACCATTCTCGAAAGTTGGTGTGTCCGTCTGTCGTCGGCCATTCGCGGAACTTATGTTCGCGCTCGCTCGCGGTGTGTTCGTGCCTCCCGATTCGGCCGACTCACCGCCCGACCCCGAGGCGGTGGACCGGCGACTCGAAGACGCGTTAGAACGCGTCGCTCACGGGGCCGTCGTCTCGGTCCCCTCCATCGTCTTCGAACGTGGCTTACGACTCGTGTTCACGGCGGTCTTGACCAACAGTTTCGCCGCGAGCACGTACGGTCTGTTCGCCTTAGCGCGGCGACTGCAACGCTATCTCGCACGCGTCACGCTCGGATTCCGAAACGGACTGAGTCGATTCCTCCCAACGACCGACCTCGACGCCGACCGCGACGTCATCGCCACGTTCGCCAGTCTCCTGCTCCTCGCCGTCGCGACGCTCTTCGGCGGTGCGCTGTACCTCGCGACACCTGCCATAGCCGCAGTGGCAGACGAAGGCCCGCTGTTCGAACAACTGCTCCGGGTGTTCGCCCTCGGCCTCCCGGCGAGTGTCTGGTTGTTCACCGTCACCGAGATGCTTCGCGCGTTCGAAGAGGTCGGCCCGCTGAATCTGACGCTTCGACTCGGGTTTCCACTCGCACAACTCGCCGTCGGTCTCGCCGGTGCGTTCGTGTTTCGAGACATGGTGCTCGTCGCCGCCGGCGTGTGGGTCGCGATGGGACTCGTCGGCGTCGTCGCTATCTGGTGGTTAGGGCGGTCACGGGGGCTTCGTCCGCGACTCCGGACGCCGAACACCGCACGACTCTGTCGTCGCTACGTCGACTTCTCGACGCCGTTGTTCTTCGGTGGTATCGCTATCACGACCCAACGCCTCGGGTTCTACCCACTCATCGCGGTCTACCTCTCGGGGACTGCCAGTGGCGTGTTCGCCGTCGGCGTCCTCGTCGGCGAGTTGGTCCGACTCCCCCTCTTGGGTATCAATCAGTTCATCCCGCCGGTCGCCGCGGCACTCTACGAAGAGGGCCACCACACTGCGCTCCGTCGACTGTACCACGTGACGAGTCGCCTCGTCCTCGTCGGTGCCACCGGACTCGCAGTTCCGGTCATCGTCTACCGGCAGTCGATCATGGCTATCTTCGGACCGACGTTCGTGACCTACGCTCCGTTGCTCCCGGGTTTCATCCTCGCACAGTACGTCGCGTCTGCTGCCGGGAGCGTCGGTATCTTGCTGACGATGACGGACAACCAGCGTGCACTGCTCGTGGTCAATACGGCGATTACGGTCGTCCTCGCACTCGTCGCGATTCCGCTC
The genomic region above belongs to Haloferax marinisediminis and contains:
- a CDS encoding lipopolysaccharide biosynthesis protein, producing MPPDSADSPPDPEAVDRRLEDALERVAHGAVVSVPSIVFERGLRLVFTAVLTNSFAASTYGLFALARRLQRYLARVTLGFRNGLSRFLPTTDLDADRDVIATFASLLLLAVATLFGGALYLATPAIAAVADEGPLFEQLLRVFALGLPASVWLFTVTEMLRAFEEVGPLNLTLRLGFPLAQLAVGLAGAFVFRDMVLVAAGVWVAMGLVGVVAIWWLGRSRGLRPRLRTPNTARLCRRYVDFSTPLFFGGIAITTQRLGFYPLIAVYLSGTASGVFAVGVLVGELVRLPLLGINQFIPPVAAALYEEGHHTALRRLYHVTSRLVLVGATGLAVPVIVYRQSIMAIFGPTFVTYAPLLPGFILAQYVASAAGSVGILLTMTDNQRALLVVNTAITVVLALVAIPLTATFGLPGLVASYLLMLTLNNGFEVLVLYYLEGLQPVTRAHAKPLVAAIPLAVVALGVKLVLTGYVAVVVGTVTGLVAYAAVIRLLGTTPVERRLVGSLVSRYRTAVGR